One genomic window of Legionella jordanis includes the following:
- the nadC gene encoding carboxylating nicotinate-nucleotide diphosphorylase, whose protein sequence is MLPTQNDILKDVRRALEEDLGDGDVSAALLPQALMAEAEIISREPMLICGQPWVEAVFAEVDPTIHCEWLCQEGEWLNAPATLCRIGGPAASILTAERTALNFLQVLSGTATQVRQYLLKLEGTNTQLLDTRKTIPGLRLAQKYAVACAGGNNHRMGLYDAFLIKENHIKSCGSISKAIQRAREIRKDLMVEVEVENLRELQEALAARPDRILLDNFSLDELMEAVKLNNRSCELEASGGVELSTITSIAQTGVNYISVGAMTKSIHAIDLSLLVREIK, encoded by the coding sequence ATGCTGCCCACCCAAAATGACATTTTAAAAGACGTCCGACGTGCCTTGGAAGAAGACTTAGGAGATGGCGACGTCAGTGCTGCTTTATTGCCGCAGGCCTTAATGGCAGAAGCAGAAATCATTTCCCGTGAACCGATGTTAATCTGCGGGCAACCCTGGGTCGAAGCCGTATTTGCTGAAGTTGATCCCACAATTCACTGCGAGTGGTTATGCCAGGAGGGTGAGTGGCTTAATGCGCCTGCTACCCTATGCCGCATCGGCGGTCCTGCTGCTTCAATCTTGACTGCTGAACGAACCGCATTAAATTTTTTACAAGTTTTATCCGGCACAGCCACGCAAGTGCGTCAGTATTTACTTAAATTAGAAGGGACAAATACTCAACTTCTGGATACTCGAAAAACAATTCCGGGATTGCGGTTGGCTCAAAAATACGCAGTGGCTTGTGCGGGCGGCAATAACCATCGAATGGGTTTATACGATGCGTTTTTAATTAAGGAAAACCACATTAAATCTTGTGGCTCAATCAGCAAAGCGATTCAACGAGCCAGGGAAATCCGAAAGGATTTGATGGTCGAAGTGGAGGTTGAAAACCTGAGAGAACTTCAAGAGGCGCTTGCTGCAAGGCCAGATCGGATTTTACTGGATAATTTTAGTTTGGATGAACTCATGGAAGCAGTAAAATTAAATAATCGAAGTTGTGAATTGGAGGCCTCCGGCGGGGTTGAATTATCTACGATAACATCCATCGCGCAAACTGGGGTGAATTACATTTCAGTGGGTGCTATGACTAAGTCCATTCATGCTATTGATTTGAGCTTATTGGTTAGGGAAATAAAATGA
- a CDS encoding undecaprenyldiphospho-muramoylpentapeptide beta-N-acetylglucosaminyltransferase, translating to MNPHIVFTGGGTAGHVTPNLALIDVLQDNGWQIDYIGSENGVEKDMICSLAIPYHAVSSGKLRRYFSWQNFIDPFRILLGIGQAYCLLKKIKPDLVFSKGGFVAFPVVVAAWLQRIPAIAHESDLTPGLANRLTFPFVSKICLTFAAAKKHFKNQDKVEITGTPIRAELFKGSKDKGLELCGFNADKPCLLVMGGSQGSASLNEAVRRCLPVLCEQYQVVHLCGKGKIDKTLLNRVNYFQMEYAKDELADLLAASDLIVSRAGANALYEILALEKPHVLLPLSGKVSRGDQLQNARYFKEQGISTVIEEEQLCENSLMSAIHEVQENAQEIRKKIRALEIESATAKIIALIKEEMHVQSPEVV from the coding sequence ATGAATCCACACATTGTATTTACCGGGGGAGGCACAGCGGGGCATGTTACCCCAAATTTAGCTCTTATCGATGTGCTTCAGGATAATGGCTGGCAAATTGATTACATTGGCTCTGAAAACGGGGTCGAAAAAGACATGATTTGTTCTCTGGCTATTCCTTATCATGCTGTAAGCAGCGGAAAATTAAGACGATACTTCAGCTGGCAAAATTTTATAGATCCATTCAGGATCTTACTAGGAATAGGACAAGCTTATTGCCTGTTAAAAAAAATTAAACCGGATCTGGTATTCTCCAAGGGTGGGTTTGTGGCTTTTCCAGTAGTTGTCGCCGCTTGGCTACAGCGCATCCCGGCGATTGCTCATGAATCGGATTTAACCCCCGGTCTTGCTAATCGATTAACTTTTCCCTTCGTCAGTAAAATTTGCCTAACCTTTGCAGCAGCCAAAAAACACTTTAAAAACCAGGACAAAGTTGAGATCACTGGCACTCCAATCCGTGCTGAATTATTTAAAGGATCCAAAGACAAGGGCTTGGAATTATGTGGGTTTAACGCTGATAAACCTTGCCTGTTGGTGATGGGGGGGAGTCAAGGCTCTGCTTCATTGAATGAAGCTGTAAGGCGTTGCTTGCCGGTTTTATGTGAACAGTATCAAGTGGTTCATCTATGCGGTAAGGGAAAAATTGACAAAACCTTATTGAATAGGGTTAATTACTTTCAAATGGAATATGCGAAGGACGAATTGGCAGATCTGCTGGCTGCAAGCGATTTAATCGTCTCCAGGGCTGGAGCAAACGCTTTGTATGAAATTTTGGCTTTGGAAAAACCACACGTCTTACTGCCCTTATCAGGAAAAGTCAGTCGTGGTGATCAATTGCAAAATGCTCGTTATTTTAAAGAGCAAGGCATCAGCACGGTAATTGAAGAAGAGCAGTTATGTGAGAACTCGCTTATGTCTGCTATTCATGAGGTACAAGAAAACGCTCAAGAAATTAGAAAGAAAATTAGAGCATTAGAGATTGAATCTGCTACCGCAAAAATTATTGCTCTAATCAAGGAGGAGATGCATGTTCAATCCCCAGAAGTTGTATGA
- the mreD gene encoding rod shape-determining protein MreD, producing MNSLGLRLFVAVILALALTILPLPELLTHLRPPWVLILVLYLQFFLPNQFNLFAVLIVGLLLDVLLSTVLGEHAFALALVTWIASSKERRFNFFPMWQQMALIGFFCLLYQLLIFIVEAFLGYRISLLMLSASAGVSMVLWPWVRLIADDALRSKAVYAR from the coding sequence ATGAACTCGTTGGGCTTGCGTTTATTTGTTGCCGTTATTTTAGCTCTTGCTTTAACCATTCTGCCCTTACCTGAATTATTAACCCACTTAAGACCGCCCTGGGTTCTAATTCTGGTTTTGTATCTGCAATTCTTTTTGCCTAATCAATTCAATTTGTTCGCTGTATTGATAGTTGGTTTACTGCTTGATGTTTTGCTGTCCACCGTGCTAGGAGAACATGCCTTTGCCCTTGCTTTGGTGACCTGGATTGCAAGCAGTAAGGAGCGGCGATTCAACTTTTTCCCCATGTGGCAACAAATGGCTTTAATTGGCTTTTTTTGCTTGTTGTATCAGCTATTAATTTTTATTGTTGAAGCATTCTTAGGCTATCGCATCTCTTTATTGATGTTGTCTGCCAGCGCCGGTGTAAGCATGGTTCTTTGGCCCTGGGTGAGGTTGATTGCTGATGATGCCCTAAGGTCAAAGGCAGTATATGCGAGGTAA
- a CDS encoding M20 family metallopeptidase, whose protein sequence is MFNPQKLYEYIQHQWQENILTSLFEYIKIPNKSPQFDPDWQAHGFMEQAINHVADWCRKNAPKNMSLDVVRLPGRTPLIFMEIPGNTEETVLLYGHLDKQPEMTGWHEDLGPWKPVIKDGRLYGRGGADDGYSAYASLTAIRALEEQGLPLARCIVIIEACEESGSYDLPFYIDQLKEKIGQPSLIICLDSGAGNYEQLWMTTSLRGNVSGELTVEVLKEGVHSGAASGIVPDSFRIARQLLSRIEDENTGEIKLKSLYCEIPEDRKHQAVACAEVLGESVYRNFPFEPGMSAVSQSKEELILNRSWRPALTVTGASGLPSIADAGNVLRPKTSLKLSMRLPPLISPELAASAMEEALSQNPPYHAKVSFKADHGSIGWNAPRMVAWLEEAVNEASMAFYQKPAAYIGEGGTIPFMGMLGEKFPEAQFMITGVLGPHSNAHGPNEFLHLEMVKKLTSCVAFVLHSHFQQTTLDR, encoded by the coding sequence ATGTTCAATCCCCAGAAGTTGTATGAGTATATTCAACATCAATGGCAGGAAAATATTCTTACAAGTCTTTTTGAATACATTAAAATCCCAAATAAATCACCACAATTTGATCCAGATTGGCAGGCGCACGGCTTTATGGAACAAGCGATTAACCATGTCGCAGATTGGTGTAGGAAAAATGCGCCAAAGAACATGAGTCTTGATGTTGTTCGTTTACCGGGACGAACCCCTCTGATTTTCATGGAAATCCCTGGCAATACCGAAGAAACCGTGCTCCTCTATGGTCATTTGGACAAACAACCTGAAATGACTGGTTGGCATGAAGATTTAGGCCCCTGGAAACCAGTAATTAAGGATGGACGGCTTTATGGGCGAGGGGGGGCCGATGATGGTTATTCCGCCTATGCGTCCTTAACCGCCATTCGCGCCTTGGAAGAGCAAGGCCTTCCCCTCGCCCGTTGTATTGTCATCATCGAAGCCTGCGAAGAAAGCGGAAGCTACGATTTGCCATTTTATATTGATCAATTGAAGGAAAAAATTGGCCAACCGTCCTTAATCATTTGCCTTGATTCTGGGGCTGGGAATTACGAACAGTTATGGATGACCACATCGCTTCGTGGAAACGTAAGTGGGGAATTAACCGTTGAAGTCCTTAAGGAAGGAGTTCATTCTGGGGCTGCCAGTGGCATTGTCCCGGACAGTTTTCGAATCGCAAGACAACTGTTAAGCCGAATTGAGGATGAAAATACTGGCGAAATTAAGTTGAAATCCCTTTATTGCGAAATTCCTGAAGACAGAAAGCATCAAGCTGTGGCTTGTGCAGAAGTATTGGGGGAATCCGTTTACAGGAATTTTCCATTTGAACCAGGAATGAGTGCTGTAAGTCAAAGTAAAGAGGAATTAATTTTAAATCGCAGTTGGCGGCCGGCTTTGACCGTCACCGGGGCATCTGGTTTGCCAAGCATTGCCGATGCCGGGAATGTTTTAAGGCCTAAGACGTCTTTAAAATTGTCAATGCGGCTTCCTCCTTTAATTTCACCTGAACTGGCGGCTTCGGCTATGGAAGAAGCTCTCAGCCAAAATCCTCCCTATCACGCCAAGGTATCCTTTAAGGCTGATCACGGTTCTATAGGTTGGAATGCTCCCAGAATGGTTGCCTGGCTAGAAGAGGCAGTCAATGAGGCTTCAATGGCTTTTTACCAAAAGCCTGCTGCATACATAGGCGAGGGCGGGACAATTCCTTTTATGGGAATGCTGGGTGAAAAATTTCCTGAGGCCCAGTTCATGATTACAGGGGTACTCGGGCCGCATTCAAATGCCCATGGTCCCAATGAGTTTCTGCACTTGGAAATGGTAAAAAAATTAACGTCTTGTGTGGCCTTCGTCCTTCACTCACATTTTCAACAAACAACACTCGACAGATAA
- a CDS encoding rod shape-determining protein: protein MFRKLRGVFSNDLSIDLGTANTLIYVRDKGIVLNEPSVVALRNESGQKRVAAVGLEAKRMLGRTPGNINAIRPMKDGVIADFFVTEKMLQHFIHKVHENRFLRPSPRVLVCVPCGSTQVERRAIRESAMGAGAREVFLIEEPMAAALGSGMPVEEASGSMVVDIGGGTTEVAIISLSGIVYHQSVRIGGDKFDDAIVSYVRRNYGTLIGETTAERIKHEIGSAFPSRDLFEIEVRGRNLAEGVPRSFTLTSAEILEALQEPLSGIVGAVRAALELAPPELAADIAERGMVLTGGGALLKNMDTLLMEETGLPVLVAEDPLTCVARGGGKALETMDLRGGDFLSTE, encoded by the coding sequence ATGTTCAGGAAATTGAGGGGCGTTTTTTCCAATGATTTATCCATAGACTTGGGAACGGCGAATACACTGATTTATGTAAGGGATAAGGGAATTGTTTTAAACGAGCCTTCTGTGGTGGCGTTGCGCAATGAATCAGGGCAAAAACGCGTCGCAGCAGTGGGCCTTGAAGCCAAACGCATGTTGGGTAGAACACCTGGCAATATTAACGCAATCCGACCTATGAAGGATGGCGTCATTGCGGACTTCTTCGTTACTGAAAAAATGCTGCAACACTTTATCCATAAAGTCCACGAGAACCGTTTCCTAAGACCTAGCCCGCGAGTGCTGGTGTGCGTACCCTGTGGTTCAACCCAGGTGGAACGACGGGCCATTCGTGAATCGGCGATGGGCGCAGGGGCAAGGGAAGTCTTCCTCATAGAAGAGCCCATGGCGGCTGCTTTAGGTTCGGGGATGCCTGTGGAAGAAGCCAGCGGTTCGATGGTTGTCGATATCGGCGGCGGTACCACTGAAGTAGCCATTATTTCTCTCAGTGGTATTGTCTATCATCAATCTGTACGCATTGGTGGCGATAAATTTGATGATGCGATTGTCTCTTATGTTCGACGCAACTACGGCACTTTAATTGGGGAGACCACCGCAGAGCGGATTAAACATGAAATTGGCTCTGCATTCCCAAGTCGCGATCTTTTCGAAATTGAAGTCAGAGGACGGAATCTGGCCGAAGGAGTTCCACGCAGCTTCACACTCACCAGTGCTGAAATCCTTGAAGCTTTGCAAGAACCACTTTCTGGCATTGTAGGTGCAGTAAGAGCAGCGCTTGAATTGGCTCCTCCTGAATTGGCCGCGGATATTGCAGAACGAGGTATGGTACTCACCGGAGGTGGGGCTCTCTTAAAAAATATGGATACCTTATTAATGGAAGAAACAGGCCTGCCCGTGCTGGTTGCAGAAGATCCTTTAACCTGCGTTGCTCGTGGCGGTGGTAAAGCATTAGAAACCATGGATCTACGCGGCGGTGATTTCCTCTCAACCGAATAA
- a CDS encoding ComEA family DNA-binding protein has translation MKANLFAAVLSLCVIALPLQAAKPSPASTEKSLQAPAKINLNKADAKQLSQSVKGIGPKRAQAIVKFREEHGLFKSIDELAQVKGIGRQFVKNNLEQLQAIFSVN, from the coding sequence ATGAAAGCAAATTTATTTGCTGCTGTTCTATCTTTGTGTGTAATCGCCCTTCCCTTGCAGGCGGCCAAACCTAGTCCCGCTTCGACTGAAAAATCGCTGCAAGCCCCAGCAAAAATCAATTTAAATAAAGCCGACGCAAAGCAGCTTTCCCAATCGGTAAAAGGAATTGGTCCAAAACGAGCCCAGGCTATTGTTAAATTTCGCGAGGAACATGGCCTCTTTAAATCCATTGATGAACTGGCGCAAGTCAAAGGAATTGGGAGGCAATTTGTTAAAAATAACCTTGAGCAATTGCAAGCAATCTTTAGCGTAAATTAG
- a CDS encoding cation:proton antiporter, producing the protein MNAKGKYLILFALLCPVLLYAGVPGDNSHDPLAPILLWVTLILFAALVGRYLAQRFHQPAVLGELLMGVLLGNIFYYWGLPLATVLREGPAIFEIVRDMLAEVPLAQAVKNHISNPYSTQQLIAVLGGPHGLDLVKIGNILEVFSRYGVIFMLFMVGLESSMTELKHTGRESLQVAILGVITPILLGFVVAHLLMPESTYKVDLFVAATLAATSVGITARVLTEMKKLKTREARTILGAAMIDDILGLILLSIVSSLVTNETVDLTVILRIIISALLFFVAVLAIGPSILRMVVRFFNYFLEPWEVKLFSVFMFVMFLAWLATLVDLAAIIGAFCAGLILHDDFFLNKDQVVEEPSIKSLVAPLESILAPLFFILIGVQVKLESFLSWNVIILATGLIAAAIIGKLVSGLGGGKRDDRLLIGIGMMPRGEVGLVFASIGRSLNVISDDLFSAIILMVIVTTLLAPPLLKQRFKKKRKLKHAAHPK; encoded by the coding sequence ATGAACGCAAAGGGCAAATACCTGATTCTCTTCGCCTTGCTTTGTCCAGTACTCCTTTACGCGGGGGTACCTGGTGACAACAGTCACGACCCTTTGGCTCCTATTTTGTTATGGGTGACTTTAATCCTATTTGCGGCTCTTGTTGGCCGCTATCTTGCGCAACGATTTCACCAGCCTGCCGTGCTTGGAGAATTGTTGATGGGGGTTTTACTCGGGAACATTTTTTATTATTGGGGACTTCCTCTGGCGACTGTTTTGCGCGAAGGGCCAGCTATTTTTGAGATCGTACGGGATATGTTAGCCGAAGTGCCTTTAGCCCAGGCCGTGAAAAATCATATTAGCAACCCTTATTCTACGCAACAACTGATTGCTGTTCTTGGAGGCCCTCATGGCCTGGATCTGGTGAAAATTGGCAACATCCTGGAGGTATTTTCGCGTTATGGAGTGATTTTCATGCTTTTCATGGTGGGTTTGGAAAGCTCCATGACAGAACTTAAGCATACGGGCCGTGAGTCTTTGCAGGTCGCAATTCTTGGCGTCATTACACCTATTCTTCTTGGTTTTGTCGTCGCTCATTTGCTGATGCCAGAATCCACTTATAAAGTGGATTTGTTTGTAGCGGCAACTTTGGCCGCCACGAGTGTAGGTATTACAGCCCGCGTGTTAACGGAAATGAAAAAACTCAAGACCCGAGAGGCCAGAACCATTCTGGGCGCTGCAATGATTGATGACATTCTGGGCTTGATTCTTTTATCTATTGTTAGCTCCCTAGTTACCAATGAAACAGTCGATTTAACCGTAATTCTCCGTATTATTATCTCGGCATTGTTATTTTTTGTAGCGGTTTTGGCTATTGGACCCAGTATTTTGCGAATGGTTGTCCGATTCTTTAATTATTTTCTAGAGCCTTGGGAAGTAAAGCTATTTTCTGTTTTTATGTTTGTAATGTTTTTGGCTTGGCTCGCAACTTTGGTAGATTTAGCAGCGATTATAGGTGCTTTTTGTGCTGGGCTCATTCTGCACGATGACTTTTTCTTAAACAAAGATCAAGTTGTCGAGGAGCCTAGTATAAAAAGCCTGGTGGCCCCCCTCGAATCCATATTGGCTCCCTTGTTTTTTATTTTGATCGGCGTCCAGGTTAAGCTAGAGTCTTTCTTGAGTTGGAATGTAATCATTCTGGCCACAGGACTTATTGCGGCCGCCATTATAGGTAAATTAGTGAGTGGTCTTGGTGGTGGCAAACGAGATGATCGGTTGTTGATTGGCATTGGCATGATGCCCCGAGGGGAAGTAGGTTTGGTTTTTGCTTCCATAGGCAGAAGTTTAAATGTAATTTCGGATGACTTGTTTTCGGCCATTATTTTGATGGTAATTGTTACTACATTGCTCGCCCCACCATTATTAAAACAGCGATTTAAAAAAAAGAGAAAATTAAAACATGCTGCCCACCCAAAATGA
- the mreC gene encoding rod shape-determining protein MreC — translation MISSQPNNHKSRIFAKRGKRKAFSFVFAAFLSFSCMFLDYHYQYLKHVRSGFGLLISPLQFAVDYPVRVIGWLQSLVSAKKALINENMQLRYQQTLLEAELQKLLVIKEENSQLRELLLTSSKASMRAMAAQILAVETSSSRQLVVLNKGKRDGVYVGQPVLDAKGVMGQIIDVGSMTSTVLLISDAKSAVPVRNNRTGERAILVGTNDMSQLSLINLPKTSSINKGDLLVTSGLGRLYPEGYPVGRVESIKSIPGEAFIKVDVSPIALLNRNRLVLLIWPDQEQAALTEQIHERLNAIGEVA, via the coding sequence GTGATTTCCTCTCAACCGAATAACCATAAGAGCAGGATTTTTGCAAAACGCGGTAAGCGCAAGGCCTTTAGCTTTGTGTTTGCTGCGTTTTTATCCTTTTCTTGTATGTTTTTAGACTATCACTATCAGTATCTAAAGCATGTTCGCAGCGGCTTTGGGCTGTTGATTTCTCCTTTGCAGTTTGCTGTTGATTATCCTGTGCGGGTAATTGGTTGGCTGCAATCTTTAGTGAGTGCCAAAAAGGCATTAATCAACGAAAACATGCAATTACGTTACCAGCAAACGTTGCTCGAAGCTGAGCTGCAAAAACTTCTGGTTATTAAAGAAGAAAATTCACAGCTTAGAGAGTTGTTGTTGACTTCCTCCAAAGCAAGCATGCGTGCCATGGCAGCTCAGATTTTAGCCGTTGAAACGAGCAGTTCGAGGCAGCTTGTGGTACTCAACAAAGGCAAAAGGGATGGGGTCTACGTGGGGCAACCTGTCTTGGACGCCAAGGGTGTTATGGGGCAAATTATTGATGTGGGTTCGATGACCAGTACAGTCTTGTTGATTTCGGATGCTAAAAGTGCTGTTCCGGTAAGAAATAACCGCACTGGAGAGCGAGCCATATTGGTGGGCACCAATGATATGAGTCAACTCTCACTAATTAACCTGCCCAAAACCTCTTCCATTAATAAAGGGGATTTGTTGGTTACCTCAGGTCTTGGTCGATTATATCCAGAAGGCTATCCTGTGGGGCGTGTTGAATCAATTAAAAGCATCCCCGGTGAGGCGTTTATTAAAGTGGATGTTAGTCCTATTGCCTTACTGAACAGAAATCGATTGGTGTTGCTAATCTGGCCTGATCAAGAGCAAGCTGCATTGACTGAGCAAATCCATGAGCGCCTCAATGCCATAGGAGAAGTCGCATGA
- a CDS encoding pseudouridine synthase — MPSILLFNKPFGVLSQFTGEQYEQTLSAYIDLPNFYAAGRLDKNSEGLLLLANEGRIQHRLSHPKFNKKKYYWVQVEGAPQENDLQPLRQGLRLKETQFLPAQVKLIAEPPLWPRNPPIRFRKTVPTTWLEIILQEGKNHQIRRMTAAIGFPTLRLVRHRIANWSLGDIPPGEYRLLDVESL, encoded by the coding sequence GTGCCAAGCATTTTGTTATTTAACAAACCTTTTGGTGTTTTAAGTCAATTTACGGGTGAGCAATATGAGCAAACCCTATCTGCCTATATTGATTTACCGAACTTTTATGCAGCTGGACGATTGGACAAAAATAGTGAGGGTTTGCTTTTGCTTGCCAATGAAGGAAGAATCCAGCACCGCTTATCCCACCCTAAATTTAACAAGAAGAAATACTATTGGGTGCAAGTAGAAGGCGCACCGCAGGAAAATGATTTGCAACCCTTAAGACAAGGCTTGCGGCTTAAAGAAACGCAATTTTTACCGGCCCAGGTAAAACTGATAGCGGAACCTCCTTTGTGGCCCAGAAATCCTCCCATTCGCTTTCGCAAAACGGTACCTACAACCTGGCTTGAAATTATTCTGCAGGAAGGAAAAAACCATCAGATTCGACGCATGACTGCCGCCATAGGTTTCCCCACCTTACGTTTAGTTCGTCATCGAATAGCAAATTGGTCTTTAGGGGATATACCGCCTGGAGAATACCGCCTGCTGGATGTGGAGTCTTTGTAG
- the icd gene encoding NADP-dependent isocitrate dehydrogenase, translating to MTGVAMTFEKIKVPTEGQAITVAADLSLKVPNFPIIPFIEGDGIGVDVTPPMMEVVNAAVAKAYGDQKKIHWMEVYAGEKATKVYGHDQWLPKETLEALKQFVVAIKGPLTTPVGGGIRSLNVAIRQDLDLYTCLRPIRYFNGTPSPVKEPWKTNMVIFRENSEDIYAGIEWQADSAEAKKVINFLQNEMSVKKIRFPEHCGIGIKPVSKEGTTRLVKAAIQYAIDNDRDSVTLVHKGNIMKFTEGAFKDWGYQVAKEQFGATEYQGGPWLEFKNPKSGNRIIIKDVIADAFLQQILLRPEDYSVIATLNLNGDYISDALAAQVGGIGIAPGANIGDEVAVFEATHGTAPKYAGQNKVNPGSLILSAEMMLRHLGWTEAADYIIKGMEGAIEAKTVTYDFERMMENATCVSSSGFGQAIIKHM from the coding sequence ATGACCGGAGTTGCCATGACATTCGAAAAAATAAAAGTTCCAACTGAAGGACAAGCCATTACTGTAGCTGCGGATTTATCATTGAAAGTACCCAATTTCCCAATTATTCCATTCATTGAAGGTGATGGGATTGGTGTGGATGTCACTCCACCAATGATGGAAGTAGTGAATGCTGCTGTTGCAAAAGCCTATGGTGATCAGAAAAAAATTCACTGGATGGAGGTTTATGCTGGTGAAAAGGCAACTAAGGTTTATGGCCATGATCAATGGTTGCCAAAAGAAACCCTCGAGGCGTTAAAACAATTCGTGGTAGCAATCAAAGGTCCTTTAACCACTCCAGTCGGTGGAGGAATCCGCTCGCTAAACGTTGCTATCCGTCAGGATTTGGATTTATACACCTGTCTGCGTCCCATTCGTTACTTCAATGGTACACCAAGCCCTGTTAAAGAGCCTTGGAAAACCAATATGGTTATTTTCAGGGAAAACTCAGAAGACATTTATGCTGGTATCGAATGGCAAGCTGATTCAGCCGAAGCGAAAAAAGTGATTAATTTTTTACAAAATGAAATGTCTGTGAAAAAAATTCGCTTTCCCGAGCATTGTGGCATTGGAATCAAACCGGTTTCCAAAGAAGGAACTACGAGATTAGTCAAAGCTGCGATTCAATACGCCATCGACAATGATCGTGATTCGGTTACTCTGGTTCATAAAGGCAACATCATGAAATTTACCGAAGGAGCCTTCAAGGACTGGGGTTATCAAGTCGCCAAAGAGCAATTTGGTGCGACTGAATATCAAGGTGGGCCATGGCTTGAATTTAAAAATCCTAAATCGGGTAATCGCATTATCATTAAAGATGTGATTGCCGATGCTTTCTTACAGCAAATTCTGCTAAGACCTGAAGATTATAGTGTAATTGCCACTTTGAACCTGAATGGCGATTATATTTCAGATGCTTTGGCAGCACAGGTTGGTGGAATCGGGATTGCTCCAGGCGCCAATATTGGCGATGAAGTGGCTGTCTTTGAAGCAACACACGGGACCGCTCCTAAATACGCAGGCCAAAACAAAGTTAACCCAGGCTCTTTAATTTTATCCGCTGAAATGATGCTTCGCCATTTAGGTTGGACGGAAGCCGCTGACTATATTATCAAAGGGATGGAAGGGGCTATTGAAGCAAAAACAGTAACTTATGATTTTGAGCGTATGATGGAAAATGCAACTTGCGTAAGCAGCTCAGGATTTGGGCAAGCCATCATTAAACATATGTAA